Proteins from a genomic interval of Microbacterium abyssi:
- a CDS encoding biotin transporter BioY yields MSASAAHLDRVPVLADLIRADSRNSARVRDVILTLAGTAFITVAGYIAIPLPLTPVPLSLATFAVLLTGAALGPLRGGLSAGIYLALGIVGVPLFANGSSGWAFSSFGYILGYVLATLLVGILARRRSDRTVWSTLGLATLGSLTIYACGVPWLAAFLGVDLVTALTLGVVPFLIGDAIKIAAMSALLPATWRVVDRTPGVTPPPPTR; encoded by the coding sequence ATGTCCGCATCCGCCGCCCACCTCGACCGCGTCCCCGTGCTCGCCGACCTGATCCGCGCTGACTCGCGGAACAGCGCCCGCGTCCGTGACGTGATCCTCACGCTCGCCGGCACGGCGTTCATCACCGTCGCCGGGTACATCGCGATCCCGCTGCCGTTGACGCCAGTACCGCTCTCGCTCGCCACCTTCGCCGTGCTGCTCACCGGCGCCGCGCTCGGGCCCCTCCGAGGCGGCCTCAGTGCGGGCATCTACCTCGCGCTCGGCATCGTCGGAGTGCCGCTGTTCGCGAACGGCTCGTCCGGCTGGGCGTTCTCGTCGTTCGGGTACATCCTCGGATACGTCCTCGCGACTCTGCTCGTCGGCATCCTGGCCCGCCGTCGCTCGGACCGCACGGTGTGGTCGACGCTGGGACTCGCGACCCTAGGGTCGCTGACGATCTACGCGTGCGGCGTGCCGTGGCTCGCGGCGTTCCTCGGCGTCGACCTCGTCACGGCGCTGACGCTCGGCGTCGTGCCGTTCCTCATCGGCGACGCGATCAAGATCGCCGCGATGTCGGCGCTGCTGCCCGCGACCTGGCGCGTGGTCGATCGGACGCCCGGGGTGACGCCCCCGCCCCCTACGCGATGA
- a CDS encoding cobalamin-independent methionine synthase II family protein — protein sequence MSEIQTTTAGSLPRTRALLDANASRTFAEDGFTLESTPEFEALVGEAVADVVERQRRAGITQPGDGEFGKASSSSVDYGAWWGYSFQRVNGLSLTEVNAFNEPARQSSPGNVVLTSFLDRRDRQAFADAYADPEAGIGTGRNATAFPTTTGAISYRGQDAVAADIAHLRGALREGETGFLTAIAPGSAARVRNEYYPSDEAHIEAWADVLREEYRAITDAGLILQLDDPSLAENWDQITPEPTVAEYQEFTRIRVEAINRAIEGLPKEQVRLHLCWGSWHGPHSTDIEVRHILPVVLQAKVGSISFEAANARHEHEWAQWADAAASGLIPDDLVLVPGVVGHSTNLIEHPDLVAQRIQRYTDIVGAERVIASTDCGLGGRVHPDIAWAKLEALGEGARRAARPAAVIA from the coding sequence GTGTCCGAGATCCAGACGACGACCGCCGGCAGCCTGCCGCGTACCCGGGCGCTGCTCGACGCCAACGCGTCGCGCACGTTCGCCGAAGACGGCTTCACGCTCGAGTCGACGCCCGAGTTCGAGGCGCTGGTCGGCGAGGCCGTGGCCGACGTGGTCGAGCGTCAGCGCCGAGCGGGCATCACGCAGCCGGGCGACGGCGAGTTCGGCAAGGCGTCGTCGAGCTCTGTGGACTACGGCGCGTGGTGGGGCTACTCGTTCCAGCGGGTGAACGGCCTCTCGCTCACCGAGGTCAACGCGTTCAACGAGCCGGCGCGGCAGTCGTCGCCCGGGAACGTCGTGCTGACCAGCTTCCTCGACCGCCGCGACCGTCAGGCGTTCGCCGACGCCTACGCCGATCCGGAGGCCGGGATCGGCACCGGACGCAACGCGACGGCCTTCCCGACCACGACCGGTGCGATCTCGTACCGCGGTCAGGATGCCGTCGCCGCCGACATCGCGCACCTTCGCGGTGCGCTGCGCGAGGGCGAGACCGGTTTCCTCACGGCGATCGCCCCCGGTTCGGCGGCGCGCGTGCGCAACGAGTACTACCCGAGCGACGAGGCGCATATCGAGGCGTGGGCCGACGTGCTGCGCGAGGAGTACCGCGCGATCACCGACGCCGGGCTGATCCTGCAGCTCGACGACCCCTCGCTCGCCGAGAACTGGGACCAGATCACTCCCGAACCGACCGTCGCCGAGTACCAGGAATTCACCCGCATCCGCGTCGAGGCCATCAACCGGGCGATCGAGGGTCTGCCGAAGGAGCAGGTGCGCCTGCACCTCTGTTGGGGCTCGTGGCACGGACCGCACTCCACCGACATCGAGGTGCGTCACATCCTCCCGGTCGTGCTGCAGGCGAAAGTCGGGTCGATCTCGTTCGAGGCGGCGAACGCCCGTCACGAGCACGAGTGGGCGCAGTGGGCGGATGCCGCAGCCTCCGGCCTCATCCCCGACGACCTCGTGCTGGTGCCCGGAGTCGTCGGCCATTCCACGAACCTCATCGAGCACCCCGACCTGGTCGCGCAGCGGATCCAGCGCTACACGGACATCGTCGGTGCGGAGCGTGTGATCGCCTCGACCGACTGCGGCCTCGGCGGCCGCGTGCACCCCGACATCGCCTGGGCCAAGCTCGAGGCGCTCGGCGAGGGCGCGCGCCGGGCGGCACGGCCCGCGGCGGTCATCGCGTAG
- a CDS encoding MerR family transcriptional regulator, with the protein MRISELSAQAGVPVPTIKYYLREGLLPEGERSAPTQAAYGEAHVERLRVIRALIAAGVSIAETRRVIAALDGPHESAHALLGAAHSAITPAADDSLDLTAAMEVVEGLGWKPGMCDDAVLHEVARALRGLESAGFEVPAETMPVYLKSMREIADAEIAGVPTESAEAAVRYVVLGSVLVEPLLLALRRVAQQVASAERFGPPP; encoded by the coding sequence ATGAGAATTTCCGAGCTGTCGGCGCAGGCAGGCGTTCCGGTGCCGACGATCAAGTACTACCTGCGCGAGGGGCTGCTGCCCGAGGGTGAGCGCAGCGCACCGACGCAGGCGGCCTATGGCGAGGCGCATGTGGAACGGCTGCGTGTCATCCGCGCGCTGATCGCGGCGGGGGTCAGCATCGCCGAGACGCGGCGGGTGATCGCTGCGCTGGACGGCCCGCACGAAAGCGCGCACGCGCTGCTGGGCGCGGCGCACTCGGCGATCACTCCGGCGGCGGACGACTCGCTCGACCTCACCGCGGCGATGGAGGTCGTCGAGGGTCTCGGCTGGAAGCCAGGCATGTGCGACGACGCCGTGCTGCACGAGGTCGCGCGTGCGCTGCGGGGGCTCGAGAGCGCGGGCTTCGAGGTCCCGGCGGAGACGATGCCGGTCTACCTCAAGAGCATGCGGGAGATCGCGGATGCCGAGATCGCCGGCGTTCCGACCGAATCCGCGGAGGCGGCCGTGCGATACGTCGTGCTCGGATCCGTGCTGGTCGAGCCGCTGCTGCTCGCGCTGCGACGAGTGGCGCAGCAGGTCGCGTCGGCCGAGAGGTTCGGCCCCCCGCCCTGA
- a CDS encoding VOC family protein, whose protein sequence is MTLTTTTHFNFRGVARQALEFYQSVFGGDLTIATYGDFGMPAGVPGADKVVFGALAAADGIRLMAYDIPGQDDADPAATAGSTRRENGVTITDRTFFQALDGGSIAEVSVYWERLADGAAIIEPLAASAWSAGFGMLTDRFGVTWTFTVTAD, encoded by the coding sequence ATGACCCTCACGACCACCACCCACTTCAACTTCCGCGGCGTCGCCCGGCAGGCGCTCGAGTTCTACCAGTCCGTGTTCGGCGGCGATCTCACGATCGCCACGTACGGCGACTTCGGGATGCCGGCGGGCGTACCCGGTGCCGACAAGGTCGTCTTCGGCGCGCTCGCCGCGGCCGACGGCATCCGGTTGATGGCCTACGACATCCCGGGGCAGGACGACGCCGATCCCGCGGCGACCGCAGGCTCGACGCGGCGCGAGAACGGTGTGACGATCACCGATCGCACGTTCTTCCAGGCGCTCGACGGCGGCTCGATCGCGGAGGTCAGCGTCTATTGGGAGCGGCTGGCCGATGGGGCGGCGATCATCGAGCCGCTGGCGGCATCCGCCTGGTCGGCCGGCTTCGGCATGCTCACGGACCGCTTCGGCGTGACCTGGACGTTCACCGTGACCGCTGATTAG
- a CDS encoding carbohydrate ABC transporter permease, translated as MTETVTTATLTGAPRSARRRAGSHGERVRSIPFLIPAVALVGIMLLVPFVATVYQSLTNDDGFNAEFIGFDNYVRLFRDPLFGQSLLNTVMWTVGTLVLPVGIGLLVAVFTSQMRGGKWLRLAFILPYALSGAATAVIWGFILRSDGALNQAIAFFGGSPAASGWLLEWPTNTIVMILANTWQATGVAVILFLVGLQAIPPETVEAGTLDGATGTRLFWHIIVPQLRPVTVVVIGMSIANSLRVFDMIWLLTKGGPGGSSETLAVTMYRETFIISDYGYGAAVAVVLSIIVVGASWVYLRQQLKES; from the coding sequence GTGACAGAAACCGTCACGACGGCGACGCTGACCGGGGCGCCCCGGTCAGCGCGCCGTCGCGCGGGATCGCACGGCGAGCGGGTTCGCAGCATCCCGTTTCTGATCCCGGCCGTCGCGCTGGTGGGGATCATGCTGCTCGTGCCGTTCGTCGCGACCGTTTACCAGAGCCTGACGAACGATGACGGTTTCAATGCTGAGTTCATCGGGTTCGACAACTACGTCCGACTCTTCCGAGACCCGCTGTTCGGGCAATCGCTGCTGAACACGGTGATGTGGACGGTCGGCACCCTGGTGCTGCCGGTCGGCATCGGCCTGCTGGTTGCCGTCTTCACATCGCAGATGAGGGGCGGAAAGTGGCTACGGCTAGCCTTCATCCTGCCCTACGCGCTCTCGGGTGCGGCAACTGCGGTGATCTGGGGATTCATTCTTCGCTCGGATGGTGCGCTGAATCAGGCCATTGCCTTCTTCGGAGGCAGCCCGGCGGCATCCGGCTGGCTGCTGGAGTGGCCGACGAACACAATCGTCATGATCCTTGCCAACACGTGGCAGGCGACCGGAGTGGCCGTCATCCTCTTCCTCGTCGGGTTGCAGGCGATTCCTCCCGAGACGGTAGAGGCGGGAACGCTGGATGGTGCCACGGGCACCCGTCTGTTCTGGCACATCATCGTTCCGCAGTTGCGACCGGTCACCGTGGTCGTCATCGGCATGTCGATCGCCAACAGCCTGCGCGTGTTCGACATGATCTGGCTGCTTACCAAGGGCGGACCCGGAGGCTCGTCGGAGACCCTCGCCGTGACCATGTACCGAGAGACATTCATCATCAGCGACTACGGATACGGCGCTGCGGTCGCCGTTGTGCTGTCCATCATCGTCGTCGGCGCATCCTGGGTGTACCTGCGACAGCAGCTGAAGGAGAGCTGA
- a CDS encoding nuclear transport factor 2 family protein yields MDAEAALRGVMTAIDEMRWEDLEGFLHPDFVCRLVHTGESFDRAEWIRFNRDYPGFEHLTIEEIVAGPTEAACRSHITGRDAAGAQHFECASFARMRDGLIVQLTEVWTEVEQQAPPGTRPAPK; encoded by the coding sequence ATGGATGCCGAAGCTGCGCTGCGAGGAGTCATGACCGCCATCGACGAGATGCGATGGGAGGATCTCGAGGGCTTTCTGCACCCGGACTTCGTCTGCCGGCTCGTGCACACCGGAGAATCGTTCGATCGCGCTGAGTGGATCCGCTTCAACCGCGACTATCCCGGATTCGAGCATCTGACGATCGAGGAGATCGTCGCCGGTCCGACCGAAGCCGCGTGCCGATCGCACATCACGGGTCGCGACGCCGCCGGCGCTCAGCACTTCGAATGCGCGAGCTTCGCCCGCATGAGGGACGGTCTCATCGTGCAGCTCACCGAGGTGTGGACTGAGGTCGAGCAGCAGGCTCCGCCGGGAACCCGCCCTGCCCCGAAGTGA
- a CDS encoding helix-turn-helix transcriptional regulator, with protein sequence MTGSSSRMLTLLSLLQTPRDWPGHVLAERLDVSPRTVRRDVDRLRELGYRISAIKGPDGGYRLAAGSELPPLLFDDEQAVAIAVALQTASATGVDIAEGADRALATVRQVMPSRLRHRVDGIRFTGPAIDVSISVAPAVLEAVSAAVRDRHVLRLDYGANHDRPPRRTEPHAVVVREGRWYLLAWDLEAGDWRTFRLDRMSPRVPTGPSFTPRPLPAADAETYLAARAKGSDAEDRWPCIGEIVIALPARDVAPWIGDGTLEDVDAHSCRITVGSWSWTGVLASVARFDAPFTVVGPEPLRAAADALAQRVAAAARPRPTGETGRRRSQVD encoded by the coding sequence ATGACAGGAAGCTCGTCGCGCATGCTCACGCTGCTGTCGCTGCTGCAGACCCCGCGCGACTGGCCTGGCCACGTGCTGGCCGAGCGGCTCGACGTGAGCCCGCGCACCGTGCGCCGCGACGTCGACCGACTGCGCGAGCTCGGGTATCGCATCAGCGCGATCAAGGGTCCCGACGGCGGCTACCGCCTGGCCGCGGGCTCCGAACTGCCGCCGCTGCTGTTCGATGACGAGCAGGCCGTGGCGATCGCGGTCGCGCTGCAGACGGCATCCGCCACCGGCGTCGACATCGCCGAGGGAGCCGACCGCGCCCTGGCCACCGTGCGGCAGGTGATGCCCTCCCGCTTGCGGCATCGGGTCGACGGCATCCGCTTCACCGGCCCCGCGATAGACGTGAGTATCAGCGTCGCCCCGGCCGTGCTCGAAGCCGTCAGCGCAGCCGTGCGCGACCGGCACGTGCTGCGGCTCGACTACGGCGCGAACCACGACCGCCCGCCGCGGCGCACTGAGCCGCATGCCGTCGTGGTGCGCGAGGGCCGCTGGTACCTGCTCGCCTGGGATCTCGAGGCCGGCGACTGGCGCACGTTCCGGCTCGATCGGATGTCGCCCCGCGTCCCGACCGGCCCGTCGTTCACGCCGCGCCCGCTGCCGGCGGCGGATGCCGAGACCTACCTCGCCGCACGAGCGAAGGGCTCGGATGCCGAGGACCGCTGGCCCTGCATCGGCGAAATCGTGATCGCGCTTCCCGCCCGTGACGTCGCGCCGTGGATCGGCGACGGGACGCTCGAGGACGTCGACGCGCACTCCTGCCGCATCACGGTCGGCTCCTGGTCGTGGACAGGAGTGCTGGCCTCGGTCGCACGCTTCGACGCCCCGTTCACGGTCGTCGGCCCCGAGCCGCTGCGCGCGGCGGCGGATGCGCTCGCCCAGCGAGTCGCCGCCGCAGCACGCCCCCGGCCGACCGGCGAGACCGGTCGGCGCCGGTCCCAAGTAGACTGA
- a CDS encoding AGE family epimerase/isomerase, whose amino-acid sequence MRWHGDPNWLIDDPEHRWMLSGEADRLRSFFAQPSGWKRYGWRGFDGSVDAERPLELYSAARLVHCFGIARMLGDEQAGGWAAEGVRLLLSVFIDPRGGFLDIVAPDGSPVSGRRNAYGHAFALLAGATAVQAGLPRGAELLGRAREAIDELFWDDDAGAAVDEVDPQGLPVSDYRGQNANMHLTEAFLACFELTGEAEFLKRARRLAERFVITGAAPRGWRVPEHYTREWEVDEEYGREQPLDQFRPFGVMPGHALEWSRLILGIAAHDPSFVRADEAARGLFTRAVQDGWDEDNGGVRYTTDFHGAVVGSARMHWVIAEALAASVWLARTTGDSGYADWYRRFWDWTNRHVIDRVGGSWWHELDADNRPASRTWPGKPDLYHAYQAVLSARLLRPAGFAAAAHHDL is encoded by the coding sequence ATGCGATGGCACGGCGACCCGAACTGGCTGATCGACGATCCTGAGCACCGATGGATGCTGTCGGGCGAGGCGGATCGTCTGCGGAGCTTCTTCGCCCAGCCATCCGGGTGGAAACGATACGGCTGGCGCGGATTCGACGGATCGGTTGACGCGGAACGACCGCTCGAACTTTACAGCGCCGCTCGGCTCGTCCACTGCTTCGGCATCGCGCGGATGCTGGGCGACGAGCAGGCAGGCGGCTGGGCCGCCGAGGGCGTGAGGCTGCTGCTTTCCGTGTTCATCGACCCGCGCGGTGGCTTCCTCGACATCGTGGCACCGGACGGTTCGCCGGTCTCTGGGCGGCGCAACGCCTACGGGCATGCGTTCGCCCTGCTCGCCGGCGCGACTGCGGTTCAGGCCGGCCTGCCCCGTGGGGCCGAGCTGCTCGGTCGCGCTCGAGAAGCGATCGACGAACTCTTCTGGGACGACGACGCCGGAGCCGCGGTCGACGAGGTCGATCCGCAGGGGCTTCCGGTGTCCGACTACCGGGGGCAGAACGCGAACATGCACCTGACCGAAGCGTTCCTCGCGTGCTTCGAGCTCACGGGAGAGGCCGAGTTCCTGAAGCGCGCGCGTCGACTCGCTGAGCGCTTCGTGATCACAGGCGCGGCGCCACGTGGATGGCGGGTGCCGGAGCACTACACCCGCGAATGGGAAGTCGACGAGGAGTACGGACGCGAGCAGCCTCTCGATCAGTTCCGACCCTTCGGCGTGATGCCGGGGCACGCCCTCGAGTGGTCGCGATTGATCCTCGGCATCGCTGCCCACGATCCGAGCTTCGTCCGTGCTGACGAGGCCGCGCGCGGTCTGTTCACCCGTGCCGTGCAGGACGGGTGGGATGAGGACAACGGCGGTGTGCGCTACACCACGGACTTCCACGGCGCGGTCGTCGGGTCCGCGCGGATGCACTGGGTGATCGCAGAAGCGCTCGCAGCGTCCGTCTGGTTGGCGCGGACCACTGGCGACTCGGGGTACGCGGACTGGTACCGAAGGTTCTGGGACTGGACGAATCGGCACGTGATCGATCGCGTTGGCGGCTCGTGGTGGCACGAGCTCGACGCAGACAATCGTCCGGCATCACGCACGTGGCCGGGTAAGCCGGATCTCTACCACGCGTATCAGGCGGTGCTCAGCGCCCGTCTGCTGCGGCCGGCCGGGTTCGCGGCCGCAGCGCATCACGACCTGTGA
- a CDS encoding carbohydrate ABC transporter permease yields the protein MGRLIRNIVLSALAIVWLVPVYLLIVNALTPISQYHGEPRWFPGGFAIVENIVAAWNQSSLGLGMLNSLLYATCSALIAVLAAGLAGFAVVVMPVRRPTVWFWLIYLGTLLPLQIFLAPLFKAYVGAKMYDTSIGMILIYAAICVPFAFFIVRNYLTTIPPEIAEAAKLDGAGWGRLFAQIHLPLIRSSLFAAFIFQFTWVWNDLLFGITLTTSPDRRPVMAALAEINGGFVNVGPPVVLAAALLASLPTVVLFLSCQRFFVSSLRAST from the coding sequence ATGGGCCGCCTCATCCGCAACATCGTCCTATCGGCACTGGCGATCGTCTGGCTGGTGCCGGTCTACCTGCTGATCGTCAACGCGCTCACACCGATCTCGCAGTATCACGGAGAGCCACGCTGGTTCCCCGGCGGCTTCGCGATCGTGGAGAACATCGTCGCCGCGTGGAACCAATCCTCGCTGGGCCTCGGAATGCTCAACAGTCTGCTGTACGCGACCTGCTCCGCATTGATCGCCGTGCTGGCTGCTGGACTCGCTGGATTCGCCGTCGTCGTGATGCCGGTCCGCCGGCCGACGGTGTGGTTCTGGCTGATCTATCTCGGCACGCTGCTTCCGTTGCAGATCTTCCTCGCACCGCTGTTCAAGGCCTATGTCGGGGCGAAGATGTACGACACGTCGATCGGCATGATCCTGATCTACGCCGCGATCTGCGTTCCGTTCGCGTTCTTCATCGTGCGCAACTACCTCACGACCATCCCGCCGGAGATCGCCGAGGCGGCGAAGCTGGACGGCGCGGGGTGGGGAAGGCTGTTCGCACAGATCCATCTGCCGCTGATCCGATCTTCGCTCTTCGCAGCCTTCATCTTCCAGTTCACCTGGGTGTGGAACGACCTGCTGTTCGGCATCACTCTCACGACCAGTCCGGATCGACGTCCGGTGATGGCGGCCCTGGCCGAGATAAACGGCGGATTCGTGAACGTCGGCCCACCGGTCGTTCTGGCCGCCGCGCTGCTGGCTTCGCTGCCCACGGTGGTGTTGTTCCTGTCGTGCCAGAGATTCTTCGTGAGCAGTCTGCGCGCCTCTACTTGA
- a CDS encoding TetR family transcriptional regulator: MNATPASARNDKAAVVAAAMRVLAESGLPGLSMRRIADELDVQVSALYWHFPNKQALLAAVSAQIVGAAPAATEMDAIARGLRDRLLAHQDGAEIVSSSLALGRLDLPARTALVTAAREAGLTDAGAEVAANTIVHYVIGYTFHEQQWLHASVVGAADASVDLVPDRAGERRDDFDAGLAMVVAGVRASVAVN; this comes from the coding sequence ATGAACGCCACACCAGCATCCGCTCGCAATGACAAGGCGGCCGTCGTCGCTGCGGCCATGCGCGTGCTGGCGGAGAGCGGTCTGCCCGGACTCTCAATGCGCCGCATCGCCGACGAGCTCGACGTGCAGGTCAGCGCGCTGTACTGGCACTTCCCGAACAAGCAGGCGCTGCTCGCGGCCGTCAGCGCGCAGATCGTCGGCGCGGCCCCGGCGGCGACCGAAATGGATGCCATCGCGCGAGGCCTGCGCGATCGACTGCTCGCGCACCAGGACGGGGCCGAGATCGTCTCCAGCTCGCTGGCGCTCGGCCGGCTCGACCTCCCGGCCCGCACCGCCCTCGTGACTGCCGCCCGGGAGGCCGGGCTGACGGATGCCGGCGCCGAGGTCGCCGCCAACACGATCGTTCACTACGTGATCGGCTACACCTTCCACGAGCAGCAGTGGCTGCATGCGTCGGTCGTCGGCGCCGCCGATGCGTCCGTCGACCTCGTCCCGGATCGCGCGGGCGAGCGTCGCGACGACTTCGACGCCGGACTCGCCATGGTCGTCGCAGGGGTTCGCGCGTCGGTCGCCGTCAACTGA
- a CDS encoding DUF4188 domain-containing protein: MSKVVNARSTHHHEGELVVFHIGMQINRWWRPDLWMPAFVAMPRMLRELSMEKESGLLGYQLLFGDGGPYVVQYWSSIEKLYAYASAPLQEHRPAWTAFNKRARKAPGAVGIWHETFLTERAESVYVATKPMGLAKATEHVAVGKRHDRAQARFADGRTAAASPAEIS, from the coding sequence ATGTCGAAAGTCGTCAACGCCCGCTCGACCCACCACCACGAAGGCGAGTTGGTCGTCTTCCACATCGGCATGCAGATCAACCGCTGGTGGCGCCCGGATCTCTGGATGCCGGCGTTCGTGGCGATGCCTCGGATGCTGCGCGAGCTGTCCATGGAGAAGGAGTCCGGCCTTCTCGGGTACCAGCTGCTGTTCGGCGACGGCGGCCCGTACGTCGTGCAGTACTGGTCATCGATCGAGAAGCTCTACGCCTATGCATCCGCTCCTTTGCAGGAGCATCGCCCGGCCTGGACCGCGTTCAACAAGCGCGCCCGCAAGGCTCCGGGCGCCGTCGGCATCTGGCACGAGACCTTCCTCACCGAGCGCGCCGAGAGCGTCTACGTCGCAACCAAGCCGATGGGGCTCGCGAAGGCCACCGAACACGTCGCGGTCGGCAAGCGCCATGATCGTGCGCAGGCGCGGTTCGCCGACGGACGGACCGCTGCGGCTTCGCCCGCCGAGATCAGTTGA
- a CDS encoding ABC transporter substrate-binding protein, which yields MGQRHTALKRVGGFGAALVLAVGLAACAQGSSSGGGDSSVVTLNGDRADFTEAYAIAGEALQESAGFGLEARNVPSTENYQQIVRSSLKTDSTTDLVKWWNGYRLQELARSGGLADLSDSWDAAVEKGWVNEDTRDSFSYDGKVYGLPIYKSYWTIFYNKKVFEEVGIEVPTTWAEFESNNDALKAADVTPLFATQQAGWTSFIWYAEILSKLDPDFYQKLMDGEAKYTDPTSRKAMEIWSDMYAKGWFTSPDTAWDNEPSLFAAGTVAQVPMGSWRNGLFADTMDQADYGAYLLPVVEEGVQPSVIVESGVITMAENAPNPEGAKAVMDSWLSPEVQQPWADEIKDTSANPMVGTDDPVLGSILEQVEASEPVELVRYWEAGPPALIESGVQFFGAFMANPTPENIDPTLQKLQNLADTEWANWKADEK from the coding sequence ATGGGACAGAGGCACACAGCATTGAAGAGGGTGGGCGGCTTCGGCGCCGCCCTTGTACTGGCCGTAGGACTCGCAGCCTGCGCACAGGGGTCGTCTTCAGGGGGCGGCGACTCGAGCGTCGTCACACTGAACGGCGACCGCGCAGACTTCACCGAGGCATACGCCATCGCGGGTGAGGCGCTCCAAGAATCAGCCGGTTTCGGGCTCGAGGCACGCAACGTGCCCTCCACCGAGAACTACCAGCAGATCGTGCGCTCTTCGCTGAAGACCGACAGCACCACCGATCTGGTCAAGTGGTGGAACGGGTACCGGCTGCAAGAGCTCGCGCGGTCCGGTGGGCTCGCGGACCTCAGCGATTCCTGGGACGCCGCCGTCGAGAAGGGGTGGGTGAACGAAGACACCCGCGACAGCTTCTCCTACGACGGCAAGGTGTACGGTCTTCCGATCTACAAGTCCTACTGGACGATCTTCTACAACAAGAAGGTGTTCGAAGAGGTCGGCATCGAGGTTCCCACGACGTGGGCGGAGTTCGAATCGAACAATGACGCTCTCAAGGCAGCCGATGTCACGCCGCTGTTCGCCACTCAGCAGGCCGGTTGGACATCATTCATCTGGTACGCGGAGATCCTGTCGAAGCTCGATCCGGACTTCTACCAGAAGCTCATGGACGGCGAGGCGAAGTACACCGACCCGACTTCCCGCAAGGCCATGGAGATCTGGTCCGACATGTATGCCAAGGGTTGGTTCACCTCGCCTGACACCGCCTGGGACAACGAGCCCTCGCTGTTCGCAGCGGGCACCGTCGCACAGGTCCCGATGGGATCGTGGCGAAACGGCCTCTTCGCAGACACGATGGACCAGGCCGACTACGGCGCCTATCTGCTGCCGGTTGTCGAAGAGGGCGTGCAGCCGTCGGTGATCGTGGAGTCCGGAGTCATCACCATGGCCGAGAACGCACCGAACCCCGAAGGCGCGAAGGCCGTCATGGACAGCTGGTTGAGCCCTGAAGTGCAGCAGCCCTGGGCTGATGAGATCAAAGACACCTCGGCGAATCCGATGGTCGGCACCGACGACCCCGTGCTCGGCTCGATCCTTGAGCAGGTCGAAGCCAGCGAGCCGGTCGAGCTGGTGCGCTATTGGGAGGCAGGTCCTCCCGCGCTGATCGAGAGCGGCGTGCAGTTCTTCGGCGCATTCATGGCGAACCCCACGCCGGAGAACATCGATCCGACTCTGCAGAAGCTGCAGAATCTCGCTGACACCGAGTGGGCGAATTGGAAGGCAGACGAGAAGTGA